From the Bradyrhizobium ontarionense genome, the window CGTCGCGCGCAAGCTCTCACTGGGGTGATTTGTCGTTTTTGAAGGCGGCGGTTTGAAGGTGCGGGCCGCTGCGTCTCGCGCCGCCCGTCGTCATCGACGGTGGATGTGGTCACCGCCTCCGGCGCCGCCAAACGATGGGCGGAGGCGCCCACGTTGAATTCGTTCGCGAGGTTCTCGTGGCCCCGCTCCGTGCGCGAAGCTCCGAAGCTTCGCGCCACTATCAGGCAAATGTCCCGCGCGGCGTCAACCCGCCGCCCTCCTCGGCAGGTCGACGGTTTCGTCCGCCGGCGGACGCCCGGTCGCGGTGGCCGGCACCTTCTCCAGCCAAACTTCGCGCCACCAGGCAAAGATGCCTCGCGGGCAGAACAATCGGTTTTCGCTGTAACGCGACTGGCAGTAGACGCCGTCGAGAATGACCGCGGGCGTCTTCATCCGCCTGATGTAGCCCGTTCGCTCGTCGATGAACTTTTCGACCCGGGTTCGGACCCGGAACACCTTGCCGCAGTAGGGCACCATCTCGGCGTCGAAGCCCATGCCGCGATTGTTGGTCTGCTTGTCGATGGTCGCGAGGATGTCCTTGTGCGGGCGTACCCGAACCATGTCACCCGGCTGCAGCCCGAGGTGAGCGATCGGCGCGTCCTTGTCGGTCGCGAGGTCTCCCCGTCGCCTTGGAAACGGAATGCCGCCCCAAAGCGACTGGACGCGGTCGTAGATCCAGCGGGCTGGCCGCCCGAGCCGGGGGCGTCGCGCCATCGTGGTGCCCACATACGCGAAGTAGAGAAAGCTCTTCAACATCCTGCCCGGGGAAATATTGCCGGACGTGATGTCTTCGGCGTATTGCCGCGCGTCCCACCATTTGAGCGGCTGGGTATAGCTCGGCAGCTCGGTCGCCTGGCAGGCGTATCGGATGCCCTTTCCGGGCACCTGATCCGGCGACTTGGTCGCATCCCACACGGCGCGCGCGGAGCATCCGTGGGAGCCCTGACGAGCGCGGTCGTGGTCGACCGACGCCGATTGGGCCGGATCGACCGGCGACAGCCAGGCCTCCTTCCAGAAGATCAGGCAGGCCGCCTGACAGCCTCCATAGGCCTCGCCGTCACAGCGCAGGTCGAGATGGACCGCGTTCGGGAGCCGGCGTCCGAGCCACTCGCCGGTGTTGTATCCGGTCACCGTATCGCAGGTCTTGTGCGCGCGCTTGTAAATCTGGAAGCGCTGGCCGCACCATTTGAACATCTGCGGCATGAACGGCAAGCCCTCGAGGCGGCCATTCGCATCGAGCGTCGCCAGAATGTCTTCCTTGCTGCGTACTTCAACCCAGTCGCCGGCAGATAGTGTCATGCTCTGTCTCTCAATTCCTGAACCAATCGTTCGTCACGACGGAGCCGCGTCCCGTAAAGCGGAGCGCTCCAAAATCTGCGAAGTCCAATTTAAAGCTGACGAGATTTGCGGTTCCGGTGAGGCTAATTCGTGGCGGATCATTTAATTTGCGGAATATAATCGCTACCGGCGGGCCGCCCCGCACGCGCGGTATCCATGGCGGTACGAGGATCAGGCCGCTGTCGTGGATTACCCTGCTTTGACGGCGCGTCGCGTGCCTCTGCAGCGCGCGAACGGGGGCCGGTCGCACGGATTCACTGGACGACGGCATGAATAATAAAATATAATCGGCCAGATCAGATTTAATTCCGTTTTTGGTTGACGGTATAGAGGGTGGCCATTTTGAAGATACTCATCACCGGGAACATGGGCTATGTCGGCCCGGAGGTCGCGAAACATCTGCGTGCGTGCCGGCCCGATGCCACTTTGCACGGCTTCGACAATGCCTATTTTGCACATTGTCTGACCGGCGCCCCGGTTCTTCCCGAACGATCGCTCGACGCGCAGTTCTATGGCGACGTCCGCGACATGTCGCTGGACCTGCGCGGCTATGATGCCGTTGTCCAGCTGGCGGCGATCTCGAACGATCCGATGGGCAACCGCTTCCAGGATGTGACGCTGGACATCAACCAGAATACGACCGTGGCCCTCGGCAGGGCGGCTGCTGCCGCGGGCGTGAAGAACTTCGTCTTCGCGTCGAGCTGCAGCGTCTATGGGATCGCCGACGGGCCGCCGCGCAAGGAAGGCGACGCCCTCAATCCCATCACCGCCTATGCAAAGTCGAAGATCGGGTCGGAGCAGGAGCTCGCCGCTGTCGGCACGGACATGACCATCACCTGTCTGCGCTTTGCGACCGCCTGTGGCATGTCGGATCGGTTGAGGCTCGACCTGGTCCTCAATGACTTTGTGGCCTGCGCGCTCAGCCGACGGCAGATCAGCGTGCTCTCCGACGGCACGCCCTGGCGGCCCCTGATCGACGTTGCCGACATGGCGCGGGCGATCGACTGGGCCATCGACCGGCCGGCCGATACGGGAGGCCGCTTTCTGACCATCAACGCAGGCTCCGACGACCGCAACTACCAAGTCAGGGACCTGGCCAATGCGGTGGCCGCGAGAGTGCCGGGGACCGGTGTGTCCATCAACACGTCCGCGCCGGTCGACAGCCGGTCCTACAAGGTCGATTTCGGCCTGTACCGGGCGCTGGCGCCCGGCCACCAGCCGAAGGTGACGCTGGAGCAGTCGATCCAGAACCTGGTCGACGGCCTGAAGCGGATGAACTTCAAGGATGCCGAATTTCGTTCATCCGATCTGATCCGCCTCAAGGTCCTGCAGGACCACATGGAAGCAGGCAGGATCAACGACAGGCTCGAATGGACCTGATGGCGTCCGGCGCCCAGAGCAGGACTTTACTTCGCCAGACCGTACAGTGACGGAGAAACCATGGAACTGAGCCTCCCCGCGGCCGTAGACACCGCGCCCAAGTGCCGGCATTGCGGCGATGATCTGACGCTCAAGCTGATCGATCTCGGCGCCTCGCCGGTCGCCAACGACTATGTCGATCCCGCCAACTACACGAAGGCGGAGCCGTTCTATCCGCTGGAGACCTTCGTCTGCCGTGGCTGCCGTCTGGCGCAGACCCGCGACCTCCTGGCCGCGTCCGACATCTTTCGCGCCGACTATGCCTATTTCTCCTCGCACTCGACGTCATGGCTCGACCACGCGCGGACGTATGTCCAAACCATGGCCGATCGCTTCAAGCTCGGCCCGGCCTCGCGTCACGTCGAAATTGCCTCGAATGACGGATATCTGCTGCAATATTCGATCGCGAAGGGGATCAGCTGCCTGGGCGTCGAGCCTTGTGAGAGCGTCGCCCTGGCGGCGCGCGCCAAGGGCATCGACACCCGCGTCGAGTTCTTCGGCCGCGC encodes:
- a CDS encoding NAD-dependent epimerase/dehydratase family protein, producing MKILITGNMGYVGPEVAKHLRACRPDATLHGFDNAYFAHCLTGAPVLPERSLDAQFYGDVRDMSLDLRGYDAVVQLAAISNDPMGNRFQDVTLDINQNTTVALGRAAAAAGVKNFVFASSCSVYGIADGPPRKEGDALNPITAYAKSKIGSEQELAAVGTDMTITCLRFATACGMSDRLRLDLVLNDFVACALSRRQISVLSDGTPWRPLIDVADMARAIDWAIDRPADTGGRFLTINAGSDDRNYQVRDLANAVAARVPGTGVSINTSAPVDSRSYKVDFGLYRALAPGHQPKVTLEQSIQNLVDGLKRMNFKDAEFRSSDLIRLKVLQDHMEAGRINDRLEWT